aaaacaaaaaaacaaaatccctccTAGTCAGTGGCACCCAAACTGGAACACAAAACCTGGCAGCAGTGGGCATCCCTCCCTACCAGAGTGACCCAAAAAGCCAGAGCCAGAAGTGCCACTGCGTGTCGATTTCAGTTTCCCATACAGCTATTTATTTGATCAGGTGTGAATTAGAGTTGTTCATTAAACAGGGTTGTTATTCGGTACAAGAGGgctagggagacagaggaagtAGCTGCCTACAACAGTAATTAAACATGTGTAACCAATTAGAGGCTTTTCCATGATGGTGCAAGCATATAATTTGCTAAGTCTTTCGATGAGAATAGATGAAAATAGGTACAAAAAGTGTGTCTGACTACAACATTCTCATGTTAAACATGTCAACATAAATgaactttaaatatataattccTGGTTTGTTAACAAACCACTGAACTCCATTGGCTAATCACAATAACATGTAATTTCAAGTTCATCTCGCCAAAGAATATTGCATCTCACAGAGCCGATTAATTGTACTAAACGTGATTCATTTTAGACCTGGGGTATATTGATAGTCAGCTGGCAAATCCTAAAATGTAGAGGCCTTCCGAAAGGAAGAGGTAGGGGGAGGGAAGGGCAGCACCATTAGGATCCAAAGAAGAGCTTGTAGTTTCTTTGTTACATTCACAAACCATAGTATTTAGCCTAAATTTCCTATGTGAAATAAATGCCTATCGATTCAAAAGGTTCTGTAGGATCATGTTAGATTGGCACCGCCTCTGCTGGGCTTAGAGATGATGAATCCATGAGGCCAAAGCACACCACACTGGCTTCCTGTCAGGTGCTGGTGTGTGGGAAAGGTTACGGATTAGCTCGGCAATGTTAAGTGAACTGGCAGAGGCGTCTCTAATTTTGTTGGAAATGAGGAAGCCCGATGGTAAAGGAGAATCCTAATGAGCCCGTCGAAGGCTGGCTTTGTACCCAATAGACAGGGTGGCTGCGGATTGTATGAAGATATTGGAAATCGATGGCTTGTATGGAATTCATTAAGAAGCAGTATCCACAATTGATAGAGCCTCATAATTTGATGGATTGTGCTAAGAAAATGATTAGCTAGCTAGAAAGAGTCATAGAACACACACGCTGGGACGTCAGAAATGTTGAAGTGGGGTAAtttgtacaaaataaaaaatattgattttacTGATGTGCAAAATTTTGAAATGGAGGGTGGCTGTCTGCGGAGCCTAGCTGATGTAATCTCTTGGTTTCCTAGGCGTCCCTGGGGACGGTGCTGAGGACGCAGAGAGCGGCAGTGAGAGCAGGAGCGGCAGTGAGGAAACCAGCGTGTGTGAGAAGTGTTGTGCCGAGTTCTTCAAGTGGGCAGACTTCCTGCAGCACAAAAAGACTTGCACCAAGAACCCACTGGTGCTGATCGTGCATGACGATGAGCCAGCACCGCCCTCCGAGGACTTTCCAGAACCTTCTCCCGCCAGCTTGCCCAGCGACCGCACTGAGAGTGAGGTGGCTGAGGAGGTGGCACCCACGGAGAGCAGCGAGGTGAAGGCTGCTGTAAAGGAGGCGGAGCCCATGGATGTGGAGGCATCTGCAGACAAGGGCCCTCCGGGCCCAGGTGTGCCCCCACCGCCACCTGCACTGCCGCCACAACCGGAGCCTGCGGCCTTCAGCATGCCTAGTACCAATGTGACGCTGGAGACGCTGCTCAGCACCAAGGTGGCCGTGGCACAGTTCTCCCAGGGTGCACGTGCGGGCGGCACTGCAGGCGCTGGTGGCACCGTGGGCGCTGTGGCCATCCCCATGATCCTAGAGCAGCTGGTGGctctgcagcagcagcagatcCACCAACTCCAGCTCATCGAGCAGATCCGCAGCCAGGTGGCCCTGATGAGCCGCCAGCCCGGGCCTCCACTGAAGCCTTCAGCCAGTGCCCCTGGAACAGCCTCAGTACAGCTTCAGGGCCTGGCTCCGCATACGGCCCTCCAGCTCTCCACTGGACCTGCCGCTGCCTCTGCTGGCTCAGGCTCCACCCTGCCAGCGGCCTTCGAAGGCCCCCAGCACCTGTCACAGCCTGCATCTGGCACAAGCACTCCCTGTAGCACCAGTGCTGGCCCCACTGAATCTGGGGCACACCCTGCCTGCAGCACTGGCCCGGCTCCAGGAGCTGTGGCTGCAGCATCCAGTGCCGTGGTCAACACGGTGCAGCCCCAAAATGCATCTACACCCCCTGCCCTGGGTCCTGGGCCGCTCCTCAGCTCAGCCTCCAATCTGCCAAACCCTCTGCTACCTCAGACTTCATCCAGCAGTGTCATCTTCCCCAACCCGCTGGTTAGCATTGCTGCCACAGCCAATGCCCTGGACCCCCTGTCTGCTCTTATGAAGCACCGCAAGGGCAAGCCCCCTAATGTGTCAGTGTTCGAGCCCAAGGCCAGCGCCGAGGACCCTTTCTTTAAGCACAAGTGCAGGTTCTGTGCCAAGGTCTTCGGCAGCGACAGTGCACTGCAGATCCACTTACGCTCCCACACAGGGGAGCGGCCCTTCAAATGCAACATCTGCGGGAACCGCTTCTCCACCAAGGGTAACCTGAAGGTCCACTTCCAGAGGCACAAGGAGAAGTACCCCCACATCCAGATGAACCCCTACCCTGTCCCAGAATACCTCGACAACGTGCCCACCTGCTCCGGTATTCCCTATGGCATGTCCCTGCCCCCAGAGAAGCCAGTGACCACCTGGCTGGACAGCAAGCCAGTGCTGCCCACGGTGCCCACATCGGTAGGGCTGCAGCTACCCCCCACTGTCCCTAGCACCCACAATTACACTGACTCCCCTAGCATCACACCCATCAGCCGATCCCCACAGAGGCCCTCTCCAGCATCCAGCGAATGTACCTCTCTGTCCCCTGGCCTCAACAATACTGAGTCTGGAATCACAGTGAGGCCTGAGTCGCCCCAGCCACTCCTTGGCGGGCCTCCCCTTACTAAAACCGAGCCAGTCAGCCTGCCTTGCACGAGTACAAGGACGGGGGATGCTCCTGTGGTGGGGGGGCAGGTCAGTGGGTTGCCCACTCCGGCTGCCACCACTGTCACAGACAGCGCCTGCACAAGTCTCGGTAGCCCTGGTCTTCCAGCTGTTTCTGACCAGTTCAAGGCCCAGTTTCCTTTCGGTGGGCTGCTTGACTCTATGCAAACGTCGGAGACCTCAAAactgcagcagctggtggaaaacATCGATAAGAAGATAACGGACCCCAACCAGTGTGTCATCTGCCACCGTGTGCTGAGCTGCCAGAGTGCCCTGAAGATGCACTATAggacacacacaggggagaggcCCTTCAAGTGCAAGATCTGTGGCCGTGCCTTCACCACCAAAGGCAACCTGAAGACACACTTTGGAGTGCACCGTGCGAAACCCCCTCTCCGGGTGCAGCACTCTTGCCCTATCTGCCAGAAGAAGTTCACAAATGCGGTGGTGCTGCAGCAACATATCCGCATGCACATGGGGGGACAGATTCCAAACACGCCACTGCCCGAGGGCCTCCAGGAGGCCATGGACGCTGAACTGCCCTTTGACGAGAAGAACGCCGAGACCCTCAGCAGCTTTGACGACGACATTGATGAAAACTCCATGGAGGAGGACTCGGAGCTGAAGGACACGGCCAGCGACTCCTCTAAACCACTTCTCTCCTATTCGGGGTCCTGTCCACCCTCACCCCCGTCAGTCATCTCCAGCATTGCTGCCCTCGAGAATCAGATGAAAATGATTGACTCAGTCATGAACTGCCAgcagctggccagcttgaaatcaGTGGAAAATGGGTCTGGGGAAAGTGACCGCTTGAGCAATGATTCCTCGTCGGCAGTGGGTGACCTAGAGAGCCGTAGTGCAGGCAGCCCTGCTCTATCCGAGTCCTCATCTTCCCAGGCTCTGTCACCTGCTCACAGTAACGGTGAGAACTTCCATTCCAAGTCACCAGGTCTTGGCCATCAGGAGGATCCACAGGAGATCCCACTGAAGACTGAAAGGCTGGACAGCCCACCCCCCGGCCCAGGAAATGGAGGTGCCCTGGACCTGACAGCGGGCCACCCTGGGAGGCCACTCATCAAGGAGGAGGCCCCTTTCAGCCTGCTGTTCCTGAGCAGAGAGCGTGGTAAGTGTTCGAGcactgtgtgtggtgtctgtggcAAGCCCTTTGCTTGTAAAAGCGCGTTGGAAATCCACCACCGCAGTCATACCAAGGAGCGGCCATTTGTCTGCACTGTCTGCAGGCGAGGCTGCTCCACTATGGGTAACTTAAAGCAGCACTTACTGACACACAAGTTGAAAGAGCTGCCTTCTCAGGTGTTTGACTCCGACTTTACTCTAGGTCCCAGCCACAGCACGCCTAGCCTGGCCTCCGGCCCTGCACCCACCATGATCAAAATGGAAGTCAACGGTCACAGCAAGGCCATCGCACTGGGTGAGGGTCCAACCCTATCAGCTGGAGTCCAGGTCCCTACCGGGCCCCAGACAGTGATGAGCCCTGGCCTGGCACCCATGCTGGCACCCCCACCACGCCGGACACCCAAGCAGCACAACTGTCAATCATGTGGGAAGACCTTCTCCTCAGCCAGTGCCCTGCAGATCCATGAGCGCACCCACACAGGCGAGAAACCCTTCGGCTGCACTATCTGTGGCAGGGCCTTCACCACCAAGGGCAATCTCAAGGTAAGAGGGCCACAGGCCTGAGGCTGTGGCCAAGCCACGTGACCCCCACACCCCGTCTAGGCAGAGATTCTGCCTTCACGCTTTGTATAtgaatgtatacacatgtgtggaaTGGGTTGTTTGTACATATACAATATGAGTGTATATagtgtgtgcagatgtgtatatacatgtttatatgAGTagtacacacatgcgtgcacacatccTCAAAGGAGATGCATGTCCCATTAAATAGCAGTAAGTGCAGCAGGAATCCATGTTCCACCCAGGGGGCTCATGTCTGATGCTCCTCTGACGGTGTCGGCCTGCTCCAGGTCATGGCAGACACTTGATGAGCAGGCCCAGGACACAAACCTCTCGAATCTTGGGCCTTAAACATTAGCAAATAGCAAAGATGAGACttgctctgtgagttctagaatGTTCTATTGTCTGTGTGAGCACAGACAGGGATCCGGGGTGGCAAGTTTCCCAGCATGTGAAACCTGTGTTCTCCTTAAGGTCAAGCGCCATTGTGTGCTCTCACCAACTGCTGGCAGATGCCACAGACGGCTCTAGGTTCCCAGCTATGATACTGGCCTCAGCCAAGCACACACCAGCTCATGAATGAGGCTAAAATGGTTACTGTCTAAAGTAGAGGTCTCAGAAGCCTCTCTAGAGAAAGCCAGTGGCCAATACCTTTGGCTTCTGTGCTGGATCAGTGCTGACTAAACAGGAGCCTCTTGAGGATCCCACAGCTCTG
This DNA window, taken from Cricetulus griseus strain 17A/GY chromosome 2, alternate assembly CriGri-PICRH-1.0, whole genome shotgun sequence, encodes the following:
- the Sall3 gene encoding sal-like protein 3 isoform X2 — protein: MGGRMLAGLCLLFPEAAVLGKLGGRTVAGLCLLFPEGVPGDGAEDAESGSESRSGSEETSVCEKCCAEFFKWADFLQHKKTCTKNPLVLIVHDDEPAPPSEDFPEPSPASLPSDRTESEVAEEVAPTESSEVKAAVKEAEPMDVEASADKGPPGPGVPPPPPALPPQPEPAAFSMPSTNVTLETLLSTKVAVAQFSQGARAGGTAGAGGTVGAVAIPMILEQLVALQQQQIHQLQLIEQIRSQVALMSRQPGPPLKPSASAPGTASVQLQGLAPHTALQLSTGPAAASAGSGSTLPAAFEGPQHLSQPASGTSTPCSTSAGPTESGAHPACSTGPAPGAVAAASSAVVNTVQPQNASTPPALGPGPLLSSASNLPNPLLPQTSSSSVIFPNPLVSIAATANALDPLSALMKHRKGKPPNVSVFEPKASAEDPFFKHKCRFCAKVFGSDSALQIHLRSHTGERPFKCNICGNRFSTKGNLKVHFQRHKEKYPHIQMNPYPVPEYLDNVPTCSGIPYGMSLPPEKPVTTWLDSKPVLPTVPTSVGLQLPPTVPSTHNYTDSPSITPISRSPQRPSPASSECTSLSPGLNNTESGITVRPESPQPLLGGPPLTKTEPVSLPCTSTRTGDAPVVGGQVSGLPTPAATTVTDSACTSLGSPGLPAVSDQFKAQFPFGGLLDSMQTSETSKLQQLVENIDKKITDPNQCVICHRVLSCQSALKMHYRTHTGERPFKCKICGRAFTTKGNLKTHFGVHRAKPPLRVQHSCPICQKKFTNAVVLQQHIRMHMGGQIPNTPLPEGLQEAMDAELPFDEKNAETLSSFDDDIDENSMEEDSELKDTASDSSKPLLSYSGSCPPSPPSVISSIAALENQMKMIDSVMNCQQLASLKSVENGSGESDRLSNDSSSAVGDLESRSAGSPALSESSSSQALSPAHSNGENFHSKSPGLGHQEDPQEIPLKTERLDSPPPGPGNGGALDLTAGHPGRPLIKEEAPFSLLFLSRERGPSHSTPSLASGPAPTMIKMEVNGHSKAIALGEGPTLSAGVQVPTGPQTVMSPGLAPMLAPPPRRTPKQHNCQSCGKTFSSASALQIHERTHTGEKPFGCTICGRAFTTKGNLKVHMGTHMWNNAPARRGRRLSVENPMALLGGDALKFSEMFQKDLAARAMNVDPSFWNQYAAAITNGLAMKNNEISVIQNGGIPQLPVSLGGGAIPPLGAMAGGVDKTRTGSSPPIVSLDKASSETGASRPFTRFIEDNKEIGIN